CTTGAAAGAAAAAAGCTTTGCTGCAAATGTTTCGCGTGATGACATTGCAGATGCGAGCGAACGTGCGGGAATCAGTTTGGATGAATTGATTTCGTTCATCATCATTCATCAACCCGCTGTTCAGTAAACAAGCGGAAGTGATTTCAACTCCCTTTTTCAGTATGACGCTTATTTTATCAGTTGCACTTTCTCCATAAGGTTTATTTCAGAAGATCTTACCTGCATTAAATAGAGTCCGTTTGGAAAAGTGGCCAGGTCAACTGATTCAGGCATGCTGCCGGAAGCTGTCATTAATTGACTCCAGATTCTTTTTCCTGTTGATGAATAGAGAATCAATTCTGTTTCCCTGGCTTTAACATTGTTATTGTTTATGGAAATTTTTCCTGATGTTGGATTGGGAAAAATTTCAAAGTAGCTGTTGGCTTCCGGCATTTTATCACCATTATAAATCAGGTTACACTCAATGCCGTATTTCAATGAGTCATGTTCTTTAAAGCAGGTTAGAAAACCAATTCCATCCACAATATTCCAACCTCCGCCCGGTGAAAACAATCCATCATTGCTGCCAATTCCCTCCATCCATACCACAGGATCATGGTTATCGCTGAAGTAATTAGTCTGATCAAAAACAGCGTATCCGCTTGGCTCACTAAAGTAAATGCATTTTCTGAGCTCATTGGCTATCATGATTTGTCCAATACTATCCACCATTAGCGAATAATTAGGATAATCTGAATACACTTGTGCAACGTTGCCGGGTTGCAGTGAGAAATCATATAAGAGCGTATCATTGTCAATATTTGCGAAGAAGTAATAAACTTTGTCTCCTTCTTCACGAATTAATCTTGGCGGCATATTAAAAATGTTGCCGGCCGCATCGGCACTGTACATTTTAATGTAGGTATAACCATTCAGCAGAGAATCGCCCCCGGCAACATATTGGTTGCTTGAACCGATGTAATAATCGCTTCCAAAAGGGCTGTCATAATAAACACCATTAAATTGTCCCCATGTGGCTTCCGTGTGCGGGAAATGAAAAGTGACTTGTGCAAAAGAGATTCGGATCAAAGAAATAAATACCAAAGTGCGTAGCATGTTTTTCATAAGGTAGAATTTTTTTTAAAGATACCTTACGGTATGTTATGAAACGTAGTTTTGGGTGTCAGTTTACTGTCATGAATTCGCTCACCTGTTTAAATCTGCTTGATCAACTGCTTTTGCAAATTGTAATTTAAAGAGTATCACAGAATTTATTCGAGTCGATATAATTTATGAAACCTGATTTCAATCATAATTCTTCAACGTGTATAATCCTTCATTCTTACAGACTTCGATGATAAACCAAATTCTTCTGATATTTTAGCGCCCGCTTTACAAAACAGGAGCAATTTTTTTTAATCAAAATTCTAATCATGAATCTTTTTGAAACAAAATACAAGCATCCTTACGCGTACAATCCCAAGTATTCAAAACGTGTTGCCTACTTCAGTATGGAGTTTGCCGTTGATCAATCGCTGAAAACGTATTCCGGCGGATTGGGCTTTCTGGCCGGCTCACATATGAAGAGTGCTTACGAGTTACAACAAAACCTTATCGGCATTGGCATACTCTGGAAGCATGGATATTATGATCAGATCCGCAAACAGGATCAGTCCATGGATGTACTTTTCCTCGAAAAAAATTATTCCTTTTTAGAAGATACCGGCATTCGCTTCACGATAGAAATAAACAGTCATCCGGTTTGGGTAACGGCGAAATACCTGGCACCACATTATTTCCAAACTGTACCTATGTTTTTTCTCAGTACTGACTTGCCTGAGAATGATTACCTCGCACAATCCATCAGCCATCATTTATATGATCCTGACAGCGCCGCTAAAATTGCGCAGTTTATTTTGCTTGGAATTGGTGGCTCAAAATTATTGGACTACCTCAGCTTTAATGCGGAAGTGATACATCTTAACGAAGCACATGGCTTTTCTTCAGCGTTTTATTTGTATCAGAAATACAAGAGTCTGACGGAAGTAAAAAAAAGATTGGTGTTTACCACACACACACCTGAAGAAGCAGGCAATGAAAAACATGATATATACCTGCTGCAAAAACTTGGATTCTTCTGTGGATTATCGTTGGAGGATGCAAGGAAGCTGACGAAGACCACTGGAGACGTTTTTGATCATTCGCTATGCGCGCTGCGGTTTGCGCGACTTGCCAACGGAGTATCGCAGTTGCACGGGAAGGTTTCCATAGAAATGTGGTCGAAATACGATGACATTTGCCCCATTATTGCCATCACCAATTCACAGAATGGTCGTTACTGGGTCGACAGCATTATGTATGAGTATATGAGCAAACACCGTTACAAATATCTTGTTCAGCGAAAGAAGGCGCTAAAGGTTAAACTGTTTGAAACAATTGCAGATCAAACCGGGAAAATATTTGATGAGGATGTGTTGACTATTGTATGGGCAAGACGATTTGCGGGATATAAACGTCCCGATCTGATTGCGCAGGACATTGACCGTTTTGAAAAACTGATGACACGTACCGATCAACCGATTCAGATTATCTGGGCAGGAAAACCTTATCCGACAGACTACGGAGCTATTTCCACTTTCAACAGTCTGGTGCACCTTTCAAAGAAATATAAAAACATGGCGGTGCTTGTTGGTTACGAGCTCCGCCTGTCGCGTGAATTAAAAGCAGGGGCGGATATATGGCTTAACACACCGCGCGTGCCGCGTGAGGCATCGGGTACTTCTGGAATGACGGCTGCGATGAACGGTGCGATTAATTTTTCGACGGATGACGGATGGATACCGGAGTATGCGACAAAAGAAAATTCTTTTATTATTCCCTGGGCAGATCAAAATGCGCCTGTCCACATTCAGGATGTGCAGGACATGAATCAGCTTTATGAAATTCTTGAACACCGGATCATTCCCATGTATTATAAAAAACCTTCGGCGTGGATAAAAATGATGAAGCAAAGCATGCATGGTGTTTTTCCGATGTTTGAATCCAACCGCATGGTTGATGAATACTACGAAGAGTTGTACAACGGATAACAGGTAATTATTTGAAAGAGGCCGGACTGCTTTTCAAAGTTGTCCGGCCTTTGCATTGTATCTTTGTGAAATAAAATTGCACAATGCATTTCAAAATAATTTCTTGATTATGAAAAGGATCCTGGTTTGGCTGATTAGTATAGCTGTTTTAAATGTTGCCACATTACTGCAAAGTTGCAATGAGTTTGCAGGCGCAAAAGAAAACGCGAACGAAAAAGTTGTGACTGTTCAAGAAGTTAAAGATCCGTTTATACTATCGGAAGCTTTTAAGAATTACTGGTATGCAGGCAAAGCTGAATTGTGTTCCTATCAATTAAAGCAGGCGCGTTATGGTGAAATACATGAAGGAAATGCAGTCACCATTTTTGTGACTGAAGATTTCTCTCAATCAAAACAGGTGAAGCTGGATCGTCCTGAAGCTGCAGGAGCTGATCGACTTCCAGTGATGAAGTTAAACCTGGTGAAGAAATTTAACACCGGAATTTATCCGTACTCGATGATGCTTTCTGTTTTCTCACCGGTTGATCTCTATAATTATCCGGAAGCAGTAAAAGTGGCTGCCAATGTGCAGGAATGGTGCGGTATTACTTATATGCAAATGAACAGGCAGAACAATAAATACCATGTTGTTTCGAATTCATATTTTGAAGATGAAGGCGACCATACAGAAAATTTCGAGGATTGTTTTCCTGAAGATGAATTGTGGAACCTTATCAGAATGGCGCCTGAAAAATTACCGGTTGGTGAGCAGCATTTATTGCCGGGAAGTTTGTATACGCGGATGACACATATTCCATTAAGTGTTCAGGTAGCCAATTTATCCGTGAAAGAAAATGGGGATGAAAATATTTATACCATTGATTACGCTGAACAAAAGCATACGTTGAATATTCATTTTGAAAAAGCATTTCCTTATAAAATTACAGGTTGGGATGAAACCTTTGCAGGCTTTGACGGAAAATTGCTGACCACCACTGCAACACTCAACAAAACTATGATGAGCGATTATTGGGTACATCACAACAATGTGGATCGTGTGATGCGGGAACAGTTGGGATTGCCGGTTGACTTTCAGTAAGGATTGAAAAAAAATCCGGAATCCTTAATTTGTTTATCACTTTCCGGCAAAAATATATTTAGGAAATAAATTTTTCGAAAGCCGGAATGAATTTTTTTAAATCATATCATTACGTTAAGATAATAATGATGGAGTCAATGGATTACTTCAGAACAGTGTTTAACGGAACACCATTATCTTCTTCGTTTCCGAATGATCAGGTGTTTCGAGCCGCAGGAGATAAATGCCAGTATTCACAGCAGCGTGCTGGCCATTGTCGGCATTCCAGGATGACTGATAAATGCCTGCAGCCATATCTGCCTCAGCAAGTGTCCTGATCCATCTTCCGGCTACATCATAAATTTTGAGACTGCACTTTCCGGGTGTTGTCACCTTCCATTGAATAATCGCAGTTGCAGTTACAGGATTGGGATACGTGAACAAAGCCGCATCCTGCACATTTCCTGATAAGTTGACGGAATCGGTGGCTACGGTTAATTGAATGCTGTCTTTATAAATGAACACCTGCGGAATAGTGATGATGCCTCCCTGGTACACCTGCATTCCGGATTGAATAACTGAATTGTTATGGAGGACATTCCACCATAGCGTGTCGCCAGGTGAAGGTTGGAACACCTGTCTTCTTCTCAAAGTGACATCCGCGGTACAATTATCCGGCGCCGGATAAATTGTTTTGTCCTGCTTAATCAGATCTTTCATAAATAGTGTGATCCGCAGGAAGGAAGAATCATCAATGATGTTGTCCTTCCAATCAAGAAACCCGTTGACGGTGCCATACGCTTCACCATCCGTGGAATGACCATCGCCCGGATCTTCATTGGTGCTGCAATAGGCGAATGCCGGAAATAAAACATTCCTTCTGTATTTTAATATATTAAAATTCTCATCGCTCCATACCAATTCAGGGCCACCACCGTGTCCACGTCCATCCCAGAAATAATAACCACCGGTGTGATTTGCATTTACTGAATTATAGTAATAAGTTTTTTCGGTCCAACCGACTATCGAATCATTCTTGCCATTCACACTGTAGATAACGGGATAATCTTTTTCATTGAAATTCTGAAGGAGCCAGTTTCCATCCACCAAATTATAGAACGGGATTCCTAAGTTGCTTGACAGGTTGGTGCTTACCATTCCAAATTTATTGTCCCCGTTCACACGATTGCTCATTCCGGGATTGAGCGAGCAGACAGGGTTGTAATCATTCTGAAAAGAAAGATCAAAAACGCTGCCGCTCAATTTTATGGCTGCGATTCGTTCAGGATAAAGCATGGTATAATAAAAAGCACCGATGGAGCCGAGTGAAGTTCCTTCGAGATAAATACGGTTACTATCAACGGGAAGGTTTTTAATAACCCAGTTAATCAGTTGTGTGATTCGCTGATGACAGAAATTGTAATTGATACCGGAAACAGGAGGCACCAGATTACTATCAGAATTAAAAATGTTATAGTTTTCATTGGCTCCCCACCAGCTTGAATTATCTCCGCCCGGAAGAAAATCTTCAGGATTCAGATTGATTTCATCTTCTTTAACATTGAGTACGTTGTAGAAAAAATCTGCCCCACCTCCATGAAAACGAATTCTGATAGGATGCTGACCTCCGGTAGCGCCATTTCTGTATAGAATAAAATCGTTGGTGATAAATCCTGCTTCATTCATCAATGGTTGACCGATCGCATACTTGCTGCTTGCGAACGTGGCATAGATTTCAACCTCTTTTTCACTGATCAAACGTTGCTGCTGAAAGACAGGTTGCGGTTCCGCCACCTTTTCTGAAACCGGATTTTGTAATGCATTGACGCCAACGGTAATGTCTTTCTGCTCAATGCCATTGTTTACTGTTGTAACGGCATAATAATAATTGCCATCCAAAAGAGTAGTTGCCACAAATAATCCGGTTGACTTGGTGAGCGGAGCGGATCCTGAGTCAATCACTAAAAAGTGCACTATTCCATCATGCTTTGAGAGGTTGTGATCCTTAGAAGATTCTGAATTCGTCCAACCCAGATATTCGCACGCTGCAAGCTGATCGGTGTTGGTGATGGGAAGGTTGGAACGATATACTTTATAATATACGAGCGAATCTTCAATATTCTGCCAGGTTAAAAACACCTGTCCATTGCGATAAAATCCGGAAAGATTAGTAACTGATAATGGCTGCGCTATAACAGAGGCAGAAAACATAACTAATAATAATATCCATGAGGCCCGGAACAAAATGGTGAAATTTCTCCGGCTAAAAATCACTCTCATTGTTGAAGGAACATTTTGCTGCAGCAATTAAAATTTGAAAGACGAACTCATTAACCAAAAATATGCCATACATGCTGACACAGGTCAATGAACACAACATTCACCGGATCGTTTCTATAATGATGCGAATTGTGACCTCCGTATTTATAAATCTAGTGAAATTCCCAAAAAAAATGGACGGCACTGGCCGTCCATCTCCTTTCAAAAACTCCGGTGTTTAATTCACCAGCTTGATCTCAACCCTCCTGTTCTTTGCCCGGCCGGCAGCAGTTTTATTCGTTGTAACCGGTTTGTCTATACCATAACCTTCCGAAGAAAGCCGCTCAGCACTGATTCCTTTAGAAACAAAATAAGCCTTTACAGCAGCAGCACGTTTTTTCGATAAGGCAAGATTGGTGGCCACACTTCCCGTATTGTCCGTATATCCTTCGATGTTCCATTTTGTATAACTGTATTGTCCCATGATCTCAGCAATCAAATCAAGCACTTCTGTAGAAGAACCTTTGATCTTATCACTTCCTGTTTCAAACGTGATGGATTTTGAACTGAGCTTAACCTTCGACAGTTCATCTTCGCGCAAGCCAGGACAGCCTTTATTTTCTACCCTGCCAGCAACATCCGGGCAGTTATCCCTGAAGTCAGGCACCATGTCACCATCGCGGTCAGGACAACCATTGGTAGAAAGCGGACCAGCTTCATTTATACAGGAATCCAATTTGTCGGTTATGCCATCTCCATCTGTATCCGGACAACCGTGAAACTGTAACGTGCCAGCCACATACGGGCACTCATCTTCAAAATCAGGAATGCCATCAGCATCACCATCCGGGCAGCCATCAAATTGCGGGAGACCTGCCTGATCAGGGCATTTATCTTTAGCATCAGTAATGCCATCGCCATCTTTATCAGGACAACCGTTCAGGGCAATTACACCTTTTACATCCGGACAATTATCCCTGGAATCTTCCACGCCATCTCTATCGCGGTCAGGACAACCCATTAAAGTAACGGAACCCGGCACCTCAGGACAATGATCCTTCGCATCAGATACCAAATCCTTGTCAACATCTTTCATTTTATGACTCGGAATATTCACCTTAATGCCACCGTAGATATCAGCACCTTCCATATCATTCAAAGCGAGCAAAGAACCTATTTCATCAGTACCCACAAATACGGGTCCTGCACGCAAGGCAAAGCCAATTCTTGCTTTTGTATGTCCATAATTTTCTACGGAAAGCGGCACAGCCACCTCAAACCATTTATGCTCATAACGCGGCGTAAGCGAATAAATATCCGGTCGAACAATACCCTGATCGCTGCTATGTCCAAATCCTGTGATAATAGTAGCATTCACAAAAAAATTGTGGTAAATATTCCAGTCAACCTGCAGACTAAAGGCCGCCGGCAATGTCATTTTAAAATTATCATCAACAAACGAGGCCGTAGAGTCACCATAAAAAACATAGCTCAGACTTTTGTCAAAGTCAATGTTATTATTATAATGTTCACCTTTCCATTCAGGATATGCAGCACTGCCTGTTTCGAGGTGGTATGTATTGGAAGTCTTGTTGAATTTTATGGTTCCCATATCAATCAATGATGCGCCGATGCGGAGCTTATACTTATTCTTATCCGGATCAGCCCATTTCTGCTGGTCCATTTCATACGTCCACTGAGAAGAATCGCGCAGCCATTCATACGTAAAGCCAATATCCCATCCAAAGCCACCACCATGTTTAAGATCTTTGTAACTATGTATAGGATCATAAGAATTAAAATCGGTACGGCCATAATCAAAAGATGTAGGACCGAACAGAATCGTATCTGGTCCGGTAACATTGTAAGTAACATCTCCGTTTTTCAAATAGCCACCGCCAAAGCCGTCCACAATCTTAAGGGTAATGCCACCTTTCAATTCATGTTTTCCTTTCTCATAAACGATGATCCCATAGTTCAAACCATATTCTGCCCAGGCAAGAACATTCATTTGCATATTATCTGTAGTCCAGTAATTATTGTACAACGATTCATCCCGCAATTCCTGGTAAGCATTTTCAGCTACGTGTGCGGCAATGTTATCCATTGTCATAAACATTTTTGCTCCTGTGGTGAAACCGAGGCTGTGTCGTCCTGCAAAATTGATCATGAAAGAGGGACCCATGCCTTCTGTAGAGGCTGTTAAACTTTGCGGGTCATTCGGATCATTCGGATCCCACCGTGTAAGAAACTCCTTGTTCTTCAAAATGTCAACGATGTTCCCGAAACCAAAAAATGTCAGGTCATCTTTTGGGATGTATAAATAAGTATTGTCGAATGACGCACCACCACTGAGCAAGTTGATATCGAACTTAAGTTTTGAATCCACAAAGGAACTTGGATTGAGTTGAACGCCGATGGTGCCGGCATAATTGCTGTTCATGATTCCAAGGTATTCCTGCGCTTGAACGGGAAGGTAAAGACAACCAAAAAGTAGTAGCAGTAAGGTTCTTTTCATGGATTTCGACTTGATTCTGAAAGAGGTGTTTTTCAGCGATGGCTAAAGATGAAGAATAAAAGCCCGCTGTATAAATTTTTTATCTATTCGTTATTCACACCTGCTCTCAAAAGTGTATACAAATGCGTTGCAACGCACCATTCAGTTGGTAAATGCATGTTTTAAACCAATAGGGTGCCTATCAAATTGAGACGGCGAAAACTACCAGTTCTTTTTTCTGTTGCTTTATATATCTGCAATAGAAATATTAATCGATTCATAACCGTACAGCGTTTTAACTGTTGATTGCTATTCAATTAGTTTATTGGGCATCTGCCACAACAGGCGCAACACCACCTGACAACAGCATTAAATTATTAGGAATGAAGGAAGGCAGTTCCGAAGTAGTAATTACATTGCCAAACCTTTTATGAATCACCACTTTCCGGTCTGGGCTATAGAGGAAAACATAAGGTTGCGCATCATACACCAATTGCTGCAGCCTTTGCACCATCGGAATCCGCTGTGCTTCATTTAATGTATTGGAGATAGAATCTATCAGTGCATCGCTGGCCGCATTTCCGAAACCGGTGTAGTTGCTTCCTTTTGTCGCCCATGCATTGGTTGACCACAACTGACTGAAGTCTTCCGGCATCGAAGAAAATGCCCAACTCGAAAGCTCCAGGTCAAAATCATGATCTGTAATCATTTGCCGGAGCACACCTGTTTCAACCGGACGTGGAATAATTTTGACACCTGCCGGATAGGCACCTTCCGCAATAATATTCGTCATCTCCTTTACCATATTGCCCTGCACGAAATTGAGCAGTTCCAGTTGCAATGGAATGCGCTCGCCGTCTATAACCTTATCGCGGATGTTGTCTCCGTCAGAATCTGTCCATCCTGCTTCTTCCAATAGTTTGGATGCTGCCGCCACATCATAAGGTATAGGTTTTAGCGT
The genomic region above belongs to Chitinophagaceae bacterium and contains:
- a CDS encoding T9SS type A sorting domain-containing protein, translated to MRVIFSRRNFTILFRASWILLLVMFSASVIAQPLSVTNLSGFYRNGQVFLTWQNIEDSLVYYKVYRSNLPITNTDQLAACEYLGWTNSESSKDHNLSKHDGIVHFLVIDSGSAPLTKSTGLFVATTLLDGNYYYAVTTVNNGIEQKDITVGVNALQNPVSEKVAEPQPVFQQQRLISEKEVEIYATFASSKYAIGQPLMNEAGFITNDFILYRNGATGGQHPIRIRFHGGGADFFYNVLNVKEDEINLNPEDFLPGGDNSSWWGANENYNIFNSDSNLVPPVSGINYNFCHQRITQLINWVIKNLPVDSNRIYLEGTSLGSIGAFYYTMLYPERIAAIKLSGSVFDLSFQNDYNPVCSLNPGMSNRVNGDNKFGMVSTNLSSNLGIPFYNLVDGNWLLQNFNEKDYPVIYSVNGKNDSIVGWTEKTYYYNSVNANHTGGYYFWDGRGHGGGPELVWSDENFNILKYRRNVLFPAFAYCSTNEDPGDGHSTDGEAYGTVNGFLDWKDNIIDDSSFLRITLFMKDLIKQDKTIYPAPDNCTADVTLRRRQVFQPSPGDTLWWNVLHNNSVIQSGMQVYQGGIITIPQVFIYKDSIQLTVATDSVNLSGNVQDAALFTYPNPVTATAIIQWKVTTPGKCSLKIYDVAGRWIRTLAEADMAAGIYQSSWNADNGQHAAVNTGIYLLRLETPDHSETKKIMVFR
- a CDS encoding OmpA family protein, which gives rise to MKRTLLLLLFGCLYLPVQAQEYLGIMNSNYAGTIGVQLNPSSFVDSKLKFDINLLSGGASFDNTYLYIPKDDLTFFGFGNIVDILKNKEFLTRWDPNDPNDPQSLTASTEGMGPSFMINFAGRHSLGFTTGAKMFMTMDNIAAHVAENAYQELRDESLYNNYWTTDNMQMNVLAWAEYGLNYGIIVYEKGKHELKGGITLKIVDGFGGGYLKNGDVTYNVTGPDTILFGPTSFDYGRTDFNSYDPIHSYKDLKHGGGFGWDIGFTYEWLRDSSQWTYEMDQQKWADPDKNKYKLRIGASLIDMGTIKFNKTSNTYHLETGSAAYPEWKGEHYNNNIDFDKSLSYVFYGDSTASFVDDNFKMTLPAAFSLQVDWNIYHNFFVNATIITGFGHSSDQGIVRPDIYSLTPRYEHKWFEVAVPLSVENYGHTKARIGFALRAGPVFVGTDEIGSLLALNDMEGADIYGGIKVNIPSHKMKDVDKDLVSDAKDHCPEVPGSVTLMGCPDRDRDGVEDSRDNCPDVKGVIALNGCPDKDGDGITDAKDKCPDQAGLPQFDGCPDGDADGIPDFEDECPYVAGTLQFHGCPDTDGDGITDKLDSCINEAGPLSTNGCPDRDGDMVPDFRDNCPDVAGRVENKGCPGLREDELSKVKLSSKSITFETGSDKIKGSSTEVLDLIAEIMGQYSYTKWNIEGYTDNTGSVATNLALSKKRAAAVKAYFVSKGISAERLSSEGYGIDKPVTTNKTAAGRAKNRRVEIKLVN
- a CDS encoding T9SS type A sorting domain-containing protein, which translates into the protein MKNMLRTLVFISLIRISFAQVTFHFPHTEATWGQFNGVYYDSPFGSDYYIGSSNQYVAGGDSLLNGYTYIKMYSADAAGNIFNMPPRLIREEGDKVYYFFANIDNDTLLYDFSLQPGNVAQVYSDYPNYSLMVDSIGQIMIANELRKCIYFSEPSGYAVFDQTNYFSDNHDPVVWMEGIGSNDGLFSPGGGWNIVDGIGFLTCFKEHDSLKYGIECNLIYNGDKMPEANSYFEIFPNPTSGKISINNNNVKARETELILYSSTGKRIWSQLMTASGSMPESVDLATFPNGLYLMQVRSSEINLMEKVQLIK
- the glgP gene encoding alpha-glucan family phosphorylase translates to MNLFETKYKHPYAYNPKYSKRVAYFSMEFAVDQSLKTYSGGLGFLAGSHMKSAYELQQNLIGIGILWKHGYYDQIRKQDQSMDVLFLEKNYSFLEDTGIRFTIEINSHPVWVTAKYLAPHYFQTVPMFFLSTDLPENDYLAQSISHHLYDPDSAAKIAQFILLGIGGSKLLDYLSFNAEVIHLNEAHGFSSAFYLYQKYKSLTEVKKRLVFTTHTPEEAGNEKHDIYLLQKLGFFCGLSLEDARKLTKTTGDVFDHSLCALRFARLANGVSQLHGKVSIEMWSKYDDICPIIAITNSQNGRYWVDSIMYEYMSKHRYKYLVQRKKALKVKLFETIADQTGKIFDEDVLTIVWARRFAGYKRPDLIAQDIDRFEKLMTRTDQPIQIIWAGKPYPTDYGAISTFNSLVHLSKKYKNMAVLVGYELRLSRELKAGADIWLNTPRVPREASGTSGMTAAMNGAINFSTDDGWIPEYATKENSFIIPWADQNAPVHIQDVQDMNQLYEILEHRIIPMYYKKPSAWIKMMKQSMHGVFPMFESNRMVDEYYEELYNG